A single window of Chloracidobacterium sp. DNA harbors:
- a CDS encoding nitrate reductase subunit alpha, producing MSWIKDMISPKTRGWEEFYRNRWQHDKVVRSTHGVNCTGGCSWNIYVKQGIVTWEMQALDYPLLEEGLPPYEPRGCQRGISYSWYLYSPIRVKYPYLRGALQDLWRAAREKHADPIKAWESIMENPESRARFQRARGKGGFRRASWDEVQEIIAASCIYTIKKFGPDRITGFSPIPAMSFLSYAAGSRFLQLMGAVNLSFYDWYSDLPPASPEVWGEQTDVCESADWYNSKFLAVMGSNLNMTRTPDCHFAAESRHNGTKMVVFAPDFNQVAKYADQWVPVLAGQDGAFWQAVNHVILKEFHHDKQTPYFIDYGKQYTDSPFLVELVKTEGGYEAGRLLRANKLSNYKDEENGEWKFLIWDELSDSPKMPSGTVGHRWGEQQGKWNLEFKDPSDDSDILPKLTLIDGDKNNVEVVTREFGEGTVAKRGVPTRTIETEDGPVIVATVYDLMMAQFGVDRGLSGEYPADYDDESRAYTPAWQEKFTGIDRKTVIKFAREWCVTAEKTEGKCMVIIGAGINHWYHNNLMYRSAITALMLTGCVGKNGGGLNHYVGQEKLAPVAPWSNLAFAKDWISASRLQNAPSWHYINSEQWRYERESSVYAPIPENTAVGATADIAKGHTADTQVQAVRNGWLPFYPQFEKPNHQILDEAKAAGATSDEQISKYVVDQLKDRKLQFSVENPSKPENFPRVWFIWRGNALMASAKGHEYFLKYYLGTHHNDVADQCAEGSVKDINVSVPAAEGKMDLVIDLNFRMDTSALYSDIVLPAATWYEKADMNSTDMHSFIHPLSEAVPPAWESRSDWEIFRGLAKKVSELSQEHLPNPVADMVMVPLQHDCPDEIAQPHIKDWAKGECEAIPGKTMPHIKFVERDYVNLYNRFISFGPLARKGLGAHGVKYDVEDIYDDAVTSSRTPVEEWGGNTYPSLKRAEDAANIILQFAPETNGELAYRGYKYIETKVGRPLADLAEKSRSSRATYKDLQAQPRRVINSPVWSGLVTDGRAYAPFTYNYEKLVPWRTLTGRQHFYQDQEGYIAFGENLPTYKPSPLPAVFGDLKNSPTDGRVKALNYLTPHGKWHIHSTYSDNHRMMTLSRGCEPLWLNNEDAVDLGINDNDWVEAYNDNGVVCTRAIVSHRIPKGVCIQYHAPERTLDIPKSPLRGNKRAGGHNSLTRIRLKPVLMMGGYGQYTFHFNYWGPTGVNRDTFIMVRKLDKVTY from the coding sequence ATGAGTTGGATAAAGGATATGATCAGCCCCAAGACACGTGGCTGGGAAGAATTTTACCGTAATCGCTGGCAGCACGACAAGGTAGTCCGCAGCACCCACGGCGTGAACTGTACGGGCGGATGCAGTTGGAATATCTACGTTAAACAGGGCATCGTTACCTGGGAAATGCAGGCTCTGGATTATCCGCTCTTAGAGGAAGGTCTTCCGCCCTATGAGCCACGTGGTTGCCAACGCGGTATCTCATATTCGTGGTATCTGTACAGCCCGATCCGGGTGAAATATCCATATCTGCGCGGAGCTTTGCAAGACCTCTGGAGAGCGGCACGTGAAAAGCACGCTGACCCGATAAAAGCCTGGGAATCGATAATGGAGAACCCCGAATCACGGGCACGATTCCAGCGGGCGAGGGGCAAAGGTGGTTTCCGCCGAGCAAGTTGGGACGAGGTTCAGGAGATCATCGCTGCATCGTGTATATATACGATCAAAAAATTCGGTCCCGATCGCATCACAGGATTTTCGCCGATTCCGGCAATGTCGTTTTTGTCCTACGCCGCCGGCTCACGTTTTCTGCAGCTAATGGGCGCCGTCAATCTGAGCTTTTACGATTGGTACTCGGATCTGCCGCCCGCATCGCCCGAAGTTTGGGGTGAGCAAACGGACGTTTGCGAAAGTGCCGACTGGTATAACTCAAAGTTTCTGGCAGTGATGGGTTCCAACCTCAATATGACCCGCACGCCCGATTGCCATTTTGCCGCTGAGTCCAGACATAACGGGACCAAAATGGTTGTCTTTGCACCAGACTTTAATCAGGTTGCTAAGTACGCTGACCAATGGGTTCCGGTTCTCGCCGGACAAGACGGAGCGTTTTGGCAGGCGGTCAATCACGTTATCCTGAAAGAATTTCACCACGACAAGCAGACGCCATACTTCATCGATTATGGAAAGCAATATACAGATTCACCGTTCCTCGTCGAGTTAGTAAAAACTGAAGGCGGCTACGAAGCCGGCCGGTTGCTCAGGGCAAACAAATTATCCAATTACAAAGACGAAGAGAACGGCGAATGGAAATTCCTGATCTGGGATGAACTTTCGGATTCGCCGAAAATGCCGAGCGGCACCGTCGGACATCGTTGGGGGGAACAGCAGGGCAAGTGGAATCTTGAATTCAAAGACCCGTCTGACGATTCGGACATCTTGCCGAAATTGACGCTGATCGATGGCGACAAAAACAATGTTGAGGTCGTAACTAGAGAGTTTGGCGAAGGGACCGTTGCAAAGCGCGGCGTTCCGACCCGGACGATCGAAACAGAAGATGGCCCGGTCATTGTTGCCACCGTCTATGACCTGATGATGGCCCAATTCGGCGTCGATCGCGGCCTTAGCGGCGAATATCCGGCGGATTACGACGATGAAAGCCGCGCATACACTCCGGCTTGGCAGGAGAAGTTTACCGGTATTGACCGTAAGACGGTTATTAAATTTGCCCGCGAGTGGTGTGTCACCGCCGAAAAGACCGAGGGTAAATGTATGGTGATCATCGGTGCGGGCATCAACCACTGGTATCACAACAATTTAATGTACCGCTCCGCGATCACCGCCCTGATGTTGACGGGTTGTGTTGGCAAAAATGGCGGCGGATTGAATCACTATGTCGGCCAGGAGAAACTAGCTCCGGTCGCCCCGTGGTCAAATCTGGCTTTTGCCAAAGACTGGATCTCGGCTTCGCGCCTGCAAAATGCGCCATCCTGGCATTACATAAACAGTGAGCAATGGCGATATGAGCGAGAGAGCTCAGTCTATGCTCCGATCCCGGAAAATACTGCAGTTGGGGCTACGGCGGACATTGCCAAGGGGCATACCGCGGATACGCAAGTGCAGGCCGTGCGAAACGGCTGGCTACCGTTCTATCCACAATTTGAGAAACCAAATCATCAAATTCTGGACGAGGCAAAGGCGGCCGGTGCCACATCTGATGAGCAGATCTCAAAATATGTGGTCGATCAACTGAAAGACAGGAAACTGCAATTTTCTGTTGAAAATCCGAGCAAGCCCGAAAATTTCCCGAGAGTGTGGTTCATCTGGCGCGGCAACGCACTTATGGCCAGTGCCAAGGGACACGAGTATTTCCTTAAGTACTATCTCGGAACACATCACAACGACGTTGCTGACCAGTGTGCTGAGGGCTCGGTAAAGGACATAAATGTTTCAGTTCCTGCAGCCGAAGGCAAGATGGATCTGGTCATTGACCTAAATTTCCGGATGGACACATCCGCTCTCTATTCGGACATCGTTTTGCCGGCTGCGACGTGGTACGAAAAAGCGGATATGAACTCGACGGATATGCACTCGTTTATCCATCCGCTTTCGGAGGCGGTCCCGCCAGCTTGGGAATCACGAAGCGACTGGGAGATCTTTCGCGGTTTGGCCAAAAAGGTCAGCGAATTGTCGCAAGAGCACCTCCCGAATCCGGTAGCAGATATGGTGATGGTGCCGCTGCAGCACGATTGTCCGGATGAAATTGCACAGCCGCATATCAAGGACTGGGCGAAGGGCGAATGCGAGGCGATTCCCGGTAAAACGATGCCACACATCAAATTCGTCGAGCGCGATTATGTGAATCTTTATAATCGGTTCATCTCTTTCGGACCGCTTGCACGAAAGGGGTTGGGCGCACACGGTGTCAAGTATGACGTCGAAGACATCTACGACGATGCAGTGACATCAAGCCGGACACCGGTCGAAGAATGGGGCGGCAACACATACCCGTCATTGAAACGTGCCGAAGATGCGGCAAATATAATTCTCCAATTTGCACCCGAAACGAATGGTGAATTGGCGTATCGCGGCTACAAATACATTGAGACAAAGGTCGGCCGTCCTCTCGCAGATCTAGCGGAAAAGAGCCGCAGTTCGCGAGCCACGTACAAAGACCTGCAGGCTCAACCCCGCCGCGTTATTAACAGCCCTGTCTGGTCAGGGTTGGTCACCGATGGCCGGGCGTACGCCCCGTTTACCTATAACTACGAAAAACTCGTACCGTGGAGAACACTGACGGGCCGACAGCATTTCTACCAAGATCAGGAAGGCTACATAGCGTTTGGTGAGAATCTACCGACGTACAAACCTTCGCCGCTTCCGGCAGTTTTTGGCGATCTCAAGAATAGCCCGACCGACGGCAGGGTCAAGGCTTTGAATTATCTGACGCCGCACGGCAAGTGGCACATCCACTCGACCTATTCGGACAATCACCGGATGATGACACTCTCGAGAGGTTGCGAACCGCTCTGGTTGAACAACGAGGATGCCGTTGATCTCGGGATCAATGACAACGATTGGGTCGAGGCATATAACGACAACGGCGTGGTTTGTACACGTGCGATCGTCTCTCACCGAATTCCTAAAGGTGTTTGCATTCAATATCACGCACCTGAACGAACTCTGGACATCCCGAAATCGCCGCTTCGTGGAAACAAGAGAGCTGGTGGACACAACAGCTTGACCCGCATTCGTCTAAAGCCCGTCCTGATGATGGGCGGCTACGGTCAATACACTTTCCACTTTAATTATTGGGGGCCGACCGGCGTGAATCGCGACACTTTTATTATGGTCAGAAAATTGGACAAGGTCACTTACTAG
- a CDS encoding c-type cytochrome codes for MSRIRQTISIAGVSVAQAFIALLLLLLIPSLDVMAQDAGAKLFESKCYSCHSIGGGDKQGPDLKGVTELRTKEWLEEYIKSPTAMAKKDPAAADLFKKFAPTIMPDQTLSADEFTSLIELIRSLTAKNEMFVPAGAKLARAIQPGDVEGGWEYFTGRKRFENGGVSCDSCHTVTNVGWLGGGTLGPNLTAANIKYRDPELILILQNPNFPTMTEMFRDHKLTDEEIVQLFAYLQNSKLENPNAPVVATAPSETIDAKFLALGFGFSILSLVGLNFYWRKRHRAVREEIVRRSKI; via the coding sequence ATGTCAAGAATAAGGCAGACAATATCAATAGCGGGGGTTTCGGTCGCACAAGCTTTCATAGCATTGTTGCTGTTGCTTTTGATCCCAAGCCTGGATGTTATGGCTCAGGATGCCGGCGCAAAATTGTTTGAATCAAAATGTTACAGCTGCCACAGCATCGGCGGCGGCGACAAGCAAGGCCCTGACCTGAAGGGTGTAACGGAACTCCGGACCAAGGAGTGGCTTGAAGAATATATTAAATCGCCGACGGCGATGGCCAAGAAAGATCCTGCCGCGGCGGATCTGTTCAAAAAGTTCGCACCGACGATCATGCCTGACCAGACGCTTTCGGCGGATGAATTTACCTCGTTGATCGAGCTAATTAGAAGTCTTACAGCAAAAAACGAGATGTTCGTCCCGGCCGGAGCAAAACTCGCAAGAGCGATACAGCCAGGTGATGTGGAAGGCGGCTGGGAGTATTTTACCGGCCGAAAGAGATTTGAGAACGGCGGTGTTTCGTGCGATTCGTGCCACACGGTGACGAATGTTGGTTGGCTTGGCGGCGGAACGCTGGGGCCAAATTTAACGGCCGCGAATATAAAATACCGTGATCCGGAACTGATCCTAATTTTGCAGAATCCAAATTTTCCGACGATGACGGAAATGTTTCGCGATCACAAGTTGACGGACGAAGAGATCGTTCAGCTTTTTGCTTACCTACAGAATTCAAAACTAGAAAATCCAAATGCCCCTGTCGTGGCAACGGCCCCGTCAGAAACCATCGATGCTAAATTCCTGGCCTTAGGTTTTGGGTTCTCAATACTGTCGCTAGTCGGTTTGAATTTCTACTGGCGCAAACGCCATCGAGCTGTCCGAGAAGAAATTGTGCGGAGGTCAAAAATATGA
- a CDS encoding Rrf2 family transcriptional regulator: MLFSKTTGYGIRALAYLAKNSPNDLCGLQEIAEKEGIPSAYLGKLLGDLRKHQLLRSVKGIHGGYELAIPADSITLWDVYQILDPLIDFDQCILGLNHCDNKCPCTLHNSWMPLRENFVNLLRTKTIADIVD, encoded by the coding sequence ATGCTTTTCTCAAAAACTACCGGTTACGGGATCAGAGCCTTGGCGTATTTAGCCAAGAACTCCCCAAATGACTTGTGTGGTTTACAGGAGATCGCAGAAAAAGAAGGAATTCCGTCGGCGTATCTCGGAAAACTCCTTGGCGATTTACGAAAGCATCAACTTTTACGCTCTGTGAAAGGGATTCACGGCGGTTATGAACTAGCAATACCGGCCGATTCGATCACACTTTGGGATGTTTATCAGATCTTGGATCCGTTGATAGATTTTGACCAGTGCATTCTCGGCCTAAACCATTGTGACAACAAATGTCCTTGTACCCTTCACAATTCGTGGATGCCGCTGAGAGAAAATTTTGTCAATTTGCTTAGAACTAAAACGATTGCGGACATTGTTGACTGA
- a CDS encoding PAS domain-containing protein, translating to MRKREIKAIVESTADPAFAVNGMHNIEFWNSAAESFFGLQSDKAVGRSCSSIIAGYDECGKFCSHDCPILEATADQRTVRNFDLRLNTDQGKRWCNISILAVYEENAVSPYTIHIVRPVDLRKRMEVLLRDFVVNETSLPAEQAKQLTSTKRAPTSETRLSERECEVLRHLARGTTTIDIAKQLFISRTTVNNHVQHVLKKLNARTRLEAIRRAENAGLI from the coding sequence ATGCGGAAGCGTGAGATAAAAGCAATTGTCGAAAGCACTGCAGATCCTGCATTTGCGGTCAACGGGATGCACAACATCGAATTCTGGAATTCGGCGGCGGAAAGTTTTTTTGGTCTTCAATCAGACAAGGCTGTTGGGCGGAGTTGTAGTTCGATCATCGCCGGATATGATGAGTGCGGCAAGTTTTGTTCGCACGACTGTCCGATCCTAGAGGCCACGGCCGATCAACGAACAGTTCGTAACTTTGATCTGCGTTTGAACACAGATCAAGGTAAGCGATGGTGCAATATTTCGATATTGGCTGTTTACGAGGAGAATGCGGTTTCGCCGTACACCATACACATAGTTCGCCCTGTCGATCTAAGAAAACGTATGGAAGTACTGCTCCGAGATTTTGTGGTAAATGAAACGAGTTTGCCGGCAGAACAGGCCAAGCAGTTAACTTCCACCAAACGGGCCCCCACAAGTGAAACTCGTCTGAGTGAACGCGAATGTGAGGTTCTGCGCCACCTCGCAAGAGGAACAACGACGATAGATATTGCAAAGCAGTTATTCATCAGCCGAACCACTGTAAATAATCACGTCCAGCATGTCCTGAAAAAGCTTAACGCCCGCACCCGCCTCGAGGCCATTCGACGCGCTGAAAACGCCGGACTGATCTGA
- a CDS encoding hemerythrin domain-containing protein yields MSKPLMPVPLKVDFAKPLDVLFICHSSIATNLETLRRASESLRTIDESDLKDVFATIDAALTEFATVGVTHAMDEDQSLFPRMREYSDTVVSDVFEVIGQLEMQHKRAANIENSLAKMLLGFATDENLGMNKLELFCDLSESLYDIYRPHIQMENEFVFPSAAQILSREELLAVGREMYQRRQVTPTSITPDEVCSTN; encoded by the coding sequence ATGTCAAAGCCGCTAATGCCTGTTCCGCTTAAAGTTGATTTCGCCAAACCGCTCGACGTTTTGTTTATATGTCATTCAAGCATTGCAACAAATCTAGAGACGCTTCGCAGAGCCAGTGAAAGTTTACGCACGATCGACGAAAGTGACCTGAAAGACGTTTTTGCGACGATCGATGCGGCACTCACGGAGTTTGCCACTGTCGGCGTTACACACGCGATGGACGAGGATCAATCGCTTTTTCCGAGGATGCGTGAATACAGCGATACCGTTGTTTCAGATGTTTTCGAGGTCATCGGTCAGTTAGAGATGCAGCACAAAAGAGCAGCAAACATTGAAAATTCCTTAGCCAAGATGCTCTTAGGTTTCGCGACGGACGAAAATCTGGGAATGAACAAACTTGAACTCTTTTGTGACCTTAGCGAGAGTCTCTACGATATCTATCGCCCGCATATCCAGATGGAAAACGAATTTGTATTCCCATCGGCGGCACAAATATTGTCTCGTGAGGAATTGTTGGCAGTCGGCAGGGAAATGTATCAGCGACGACAAGTGACGCCAACGTCAATCACGCCGGACGAAGTGTGTTCGACAAACTGA
- a CDS encoding DUF302 domain-containing protein, with the protein MKSQKAQNYGYCREVETPFEETLTRIRETLQKEGFGVLTEIDMKEKLKDKLDIEFRKYVILGACNPRLAHTALQEDLQIGLLLPCNIIVYESGNGSVVAAIDAKKMLAVAENPQLASTAETVNEKLRSAIDDL; encoded by the coding sequence ATGAAATCGCAAAAAGCACAAAACTATGGTTATTGTCGTGAAGTAGAAACTCCGTTTGAAGAAACCTTAACGCGAATCCGCGAAACCCTTCAAAAAGAGGGCTTTGGTGTGTTGACCGAGATCGATATGAAGGAGAAGCTTAAGGATAAGCTCGATATTGAATTCCGGAAATATGTAATTTTAGGGGCGTGCAATCCGCGACTGGCTCATACGGCCTTGCAGGAGGATCTACAGATCGGCTTGCTCCTCCCGTGTAACATCATTGTTTATGAGTCAGGAAATGGCTCAGTGGTCGCGGCGATCGATGCCAAGAAAATGCTTGCGGTCGCCGAGAATCCGCAACTTGCCAGCACCGCCGAAACCGTTAATGAGAAGTTGCGCTCGGCAATAGACGACCTTTGA
- a CDS encoding efflux RND transporter periplasmic adaptor subunit yields MSDPESKLDKTESNEDLKNQLPRSRKKGFRIVAVLLLLGLVGVSIWYFILRHPPIPSNLIEVSGRIETDDARVSSKTSGRIREINVSEGSSVKAGQVIAVLDDAQLVAREEQAQAIVDQSETRITRARQQIAILEEQLRQSQIGVDQAKLDSQGRVNQAEAQISQANSQIAQAEAQLAQAEVNLKQAKYDEEKSLRLYKTGDVPEKQAIQAQTNAEAHAKVVQAQRKQVESARAGLKAAQGTLTVARANLANPSLRASQSAAILKQINQAQSDIDAAQADSERARAQLREAQANRADLNIIAPFDGTVATRSAEPGEVVAPGAAIVTLINPNLIYLRAFVPEGKIGLVKIGQAVRVYLDSNPNQPLEAEVTMIDMEAAFTPENTYFRDERVKQVVGVKLSLKNPGGFAKPGMPADGVILIQGEWSDNIRYGQ; encoded by the coding sequence ATGAGTGACCCCGAAAGTAAACTCGATAAGACTGAATCGAATGAAGATCTGAAAAATCAACTGCCTAGATCAAGAAAAAAGGGGTTCCGGATCGTTGCGGTATTGTTGCTGCTCGGACTGGTCGGTGTTTCGATCTGGTATTTCATCCTGCGTCACCCCCCGATCCCGTCAAATCTGATTGAAGTCAGTGGACGTATCGAAACCGACGATGCGAGGGTCTCGTCAAAAACATCCGGAAGAATTCGAGAAATAAATGTTAGCGAAGGTAGTTCGGTTAAGGCTGGACAGGTCATTGCCGTTCTTGATGATGCGCAACTCGTAGCGCGCGAAGAACAGGCTCAAGCGATCGTCGATCAATCCGAAACGCGGATAACCAGAGCTAGACAACAAATAGCGATTCTTGAAGAACAACTCAGACAATCGCAAATCGGTGTAGATCAAGCGAAACTCGATTCGCAAGGGCGCGTTAATCAGGCCGAAGCCCAGATCTCACAAGCCAATTCACAAATTGCGCAGGCGGAGGCCCAACTCGCTCAAGCCGAAGTAAACTTAAAGCAAGCGAAATATGACGAAGAAAAATCACTGAGGCTCTACAAAACCGGTGACGTGCCGGAAAAACAAGCCATACAAGCTCAGACTAACGCGGAAGCTCACGCGAAAGTAGTTCAGGCACAACGCAAACAGGTTGAGTCAGCCCGCGCAGGCTTGAAAGCCGCACAGGGAACGTTGACAGTCGCACGCGCCAATCTTGCAAATCCAAGCCTTCGGGCATCGCAGTCAGCTGCCATACTCAAGCAGATAAATCAGGCGCAGAGTGATATTGATGCTGCACAGGCGGATTCGGAAAGAGCCCGTGCTCAACTGCGAGAGGCTCAGGCAAACCGAGCTGATCTAAATATAATCGCCCCGTTTGATGGCACGGTCGCAACACGCTCGGCAGAACCGGGCGAGGTCGTTGCTCCCGGGGCAGCGATCGTAACCTTGATCAACCCCAATTTGATCTATTTAAGGGCATTCGTACCCGAAGGTAAGATCGGACTAGTTAAAATTGGGCAAGCCGTTCGCGTCTATCTCGATTCGAATCCAAATCAGCCGCTCGAAGCGGAGGTTACGATGATCGATATGGAGGCCGCCTTCACGCCGGAAAACACGTATTTTCGTGATGAACGAGTTAAGCAAGTCGTGGGTGTCAAATTGTCCTTGAAAAACCCAGGTGGCTTTGCGAAACCCGGGATGCCCGCCGACGGAGTAATTTTGATCCAAGGTGAATGGTCAGACAATATTCGATATGGGCAATAA
- a CDS encoding ABC transporter ATP-binding protein — protein sequence MGNKDLENTNLDHQDLNRNNAKALEKVIVVKGLQKTYGKLQAVRGIDLEIAQGEIFGLIGPDGAGKTSVFQVLGGVMPETGGDVSIFGKTARDARSFVGYLTQVFSLYQDLTVAENLRYIGELRLLSKTEIEERGMRYLKLFDMERFTDRLAGRLSGGMKQKLALACALIAEPKVLLLDEPTTGVDPVSRREFWDTLADLSSKGMTIVVATPYLDEAERCSRVALMFDGKIVETGAPKQLRESLGMSRLELRTADLNETERLLSEANEIEDIQRFGDRLDLMVADPDKGKNAVQVILENAGMKISDIRTREPTLENTFVAILRDLEGDLKVPPFPLRREFRKHPPDAVAIGAENVSKVFGDFVAVKDVNLNIKYGEIYGLLGANGAGKTTTIKMLCGLLEPTGGIVELAGKREQARSPEVRKRVGYMSQKFSLYDDLTIAENLEFFAGVYGVPREEREEKKRWVLEFSGLEGRAKMMTGDLPGGWKQRVAFGSAIMHEPSVLFLDEPTSGVDPLARRSFWKMINELADRKVAILVTTHYLEEAEQCNNLGFMVAGEVVAEGTPTGIKAEQSGHLIELITDKPQHASNFLKGKMDRWRVSLFGDRLHVITEEDVQTGIKNLKESLEDVGIMVLRAAEETFSLEDVFISIVEKQRQN from the coding sequence ATGGGCAATAAGGATCTAGAAAATACCAATTTAGACCATCAAGACCTAAATAGAAATAACGCTAAGGCACTCGAAAAGGTGATTGTCGTTAAAGGTTTACAGAAAACTTACGGAAAGTTACAAGCTGTTAGAGGCATCGATCTAGAAATAGCGCAGGGGGAAATATTTGGACTTATCGGGCCGGACGGAGCAGGCAAAACTTCCGTCTTTCAGGTCTTAGGCGGCGTGATGCCGGAGACCGGCGGTGACGTCTCGATTTTCGGTAAAACGGCGCGTGACGCGCGTTCGTTCGTTGGCTATCTGACCCAGGTTTTCAGTCTTTATCAGGATCTGACCGTTGCCGAAAATCTGCGCTATATCGGTGAATTGCGATTGCTTTCTAAAACAGAAATCGAAGAGCGCGGAATGCGGTACTTAAAACTTTTCGACATGGAGCGTTTTACGGATCGCCTCGCGGGACGTTTGAGCGGAGGAATGAAGCAAAAGCTCGCACTGGCGTGTGCTTTGATCGCGGAGCCAAAAGTACTTCTCCTTGACGAACCGACAACCGGTGTCGATCCGGTCTCACGCCGGGAGTTTTGGGATACTTTGGCAGATCTATCGAGCAAGGGAATGACCATCGTTGTCGCTACGCCATACTTAGACGAGGCCGAACGATGTTCGCGCGTCGCGCTGATGTTCGACGGCAAGATCGTTGAGACGGGGGCACCAAAGCAACTTAGAGAAAGTTTGGGTATGAGCCGACTGGAACTAAGAACGGCTGACTTGAACGAAACCGAAAGGCTTCTAAGTGAGGCAAACGAAATCGAGGATATTCAGCGCTTTGGCGATCGTCTCGATCTGATGGTTGCAGATCCGGACAAAGGTAAAAATGCCGTTCAAGTGATCTTAGAAAACGCCGGGATGAAAATTAGCGACATACGTACGCGAGAACCAACTTTAGAAAACACTTTTGTTGCGATATTGCGGGACTTGGAAGGCGATCTCAAGGTGCCGCCATTTCCCTTGCGGCGCGAGTTTCGAAAACATCCGCCGGATGCGGTTGCCATCGGGGCGGAAAATGTAAGTAAGGTGTTTGGTGACTTCGTCGCCGTCAAAGATGTCAATTTGAATATCAAATACGGCGAAATTTACGGACTGTTGGGAGCGAACGGCGCGGGCAAAACAACGACGATAAAAATGCTCTGCGGACTGCTCGAGCCGACAGGCGGTATAGTCGAACTCGCCGGGAAACGCGAGCAAGCCCGCTCGCCCGAGGTACGTAAACGAGTCGGCTATATGTCGCAAAAGTTTTCGCTTTATGACGATCTCACGATTGCCGAAAATCTGGAATTTTTTGCCGGAGTCTATGGCGTGCCGCGCGAAGAACGAGAAGAAAAGAAACGATGGGTGTTGGAATTTTCCGGATTAGAAGGTCGTGCCAAAATGATGACCGGAGATCTGCCGGGCGGTTGGAAACAACGTGTTGCCTTTGGCTCGGCGATAATGCACGAGCCTTCAGTTTTGTTTCTGGACGAGCCGACTTCCGGTGTTGACCCGTTGGCTAGACGGTCGTTTTGGAAAATGATCAACGAACTTGCAGATAGAAAAGTGGCGATTCTGGTAACAACGCATTATCTCGAAGAAGCCGAGCAATGCAACAATCTGGGTTTTATGGTTGCCGGCGAAGTTGTTGCGGAAGGAACGCCTACGGGTATCAAGGCAGAGCAAAGCGGACATCTGATCGAACTGATTACCGACAAACCGCAACACGCATCAAATTTTCTAAAGGGGAAAATGGATCGTTGGCGCGTTTCACTATTTGGTGACCGTCTGCACGTCATTACCGAAGAAGATGTACAAACCGGTATCAAAAATTTGAAAGAGAGCCTGGAAGATGTAGGAATTATGGTGCTTAGAGCTGCAGAAGAAACATTTTCGCTCGAAGACGTATTTATTTCAATTGTCGAAAAACAGCGTCAAAATTAG